In Candidatus Binataceae bacterium, the genomic window CGATCTCGACTCTGCCGTGGTGACCCAGCTGCGACGCCGTGGCGACGATCTCAAGAGTCAGCTCAAGGCTGACAAGCCTCCGATCGATGTCGATATCACGCAGGACAAATCAGGGGCGCTGGTCGTAAAACTCAAGAACCCCAGCGATCGCTCCGCGTTCCTCGACCTGCTCTCGTCGGCCTTTACGGACCTCACCGTTAACACCTCGCCGACTGATAACGGCGGCCCGGCCTACACGCTGGCTTACAAGCCGCGCGAAGCTACCGAGATCCAAAAGAACGCGATGGACCAGGTGCTCGAGACGATCCGCAATCGTATCGACCAGCTCGGTGTTCGCGAGACGACCGTGGCGCAGGAAGGCAGCAATGAAATCCTGATTCAGCTCCCCGGTATCCAGGATCCCGAACGCGCCAAGGAGCTGATCGGCAGAACTGCGGTGCTGCAGTTCAAGCTGATCGACGACTCGCACGACTTGCAGGACGCGATCAAAAACGGACCGCCTCCCGGAGACGATCTGCTCTACAGCTCCGATCGCCACACCCAGTACCTGGTCGAGTCTCCCGTGTTGCTCAGCGGCGATACGGTGACCGATGCGCGCGTGCGGCCCGGCGGGCGCCTCGAGGGACCGTATGTCGCGGTCGAGCTCGACCCGCGCGGCGCGGACATTTTCGATACGGTCACGGCCGAGAACGTCGGCAAGAAGCTCGCGATCATCCTGGACAACACCGTCTATTCCGACCCCGTCATCAAGGAGCGAATCCCGGGCGGGCACGTGCAGATTTCCGGGCGCTTCTCGATGGAGGAAGCGCACGACCTCGCGATCGTGCTGCGCTCAGGCGCGTTGAGCGCTCCTGTATCGATCGAAGAGGAGCGCACCGTCGGTCCGACGCTCGGCCGCGAATCGATCCGCCAGGGTGAGATCTCTTTCGTGATCGGCGCGGGTGCGGTGCTGATCTTCATGGCGGTGTATTACAGCGGCGCGGGATTGCTTGCCGACTTTGGCCTCACGCTCAACATTATCTTGCTGCTGTGCGTGATGGCCGCGATGGGCGCGACACTCACGCTGCCGGGTATCGCGGGTATCGTGCTGACGCTCGGAATGTCGGTGGATGCAAACGTTCTCGTCAACGAGCGAATGCGCGAGGAACTGCGCAACAACAAGTCGCCGCGCGA contains:
- the secD gene encoding protein translocase subunit SecD, producing the protein MENQSFAPMLMLLALVVAFLYLHFSGGSGLTRLYVAGLLLVASALILIPSFVTDLPDWYSTWLGAAKIQLGLDLQGGTHLLLGADLDSAVVTQLRRRGDDLKSQLKADKPPIDVDITQDKSGALVVKLKNPSDRSAFLDLLSSAFTDLTVNTSPTDNGGPAYTLAYKPREATEIQKNAMDQVLETIRNRIDQLGVRETTVAQEGSNEILIQLPGIQDPERAKELIGRTAVLQFKLIDDSHDLQDAIKNGPPPGDDLLYSSDRHTQYLVESPVLLSGDTVTDARVRPGGRLEGPYVAVELDPRGADIFDTVTAENVGKKLAIILDNTVYSDPVIKERIPGGHVQISGRFSMEEAHDLAIVLRSGALSAPVSIEEERTVGPTLGRESIRQGEISFVIGAGAVLIFMAVYYSGAGLLADFGLTLNIILLLCVMAAMGATLTLPGIAGIVLTLGMSVDANVLVNERMREELRNNKSPREAVKLGYQRAWSAIRDSNISTFVAGLILFQFGTGPVKGFAVTLCVGVLTGLFSCIVVTRAWYDYRIMVRRLDRISV